One genomic window of Monodelphis domestica isolate mMonDom1 chromosome 1, mMonDom1.pri, whole genome shotgun sequence includes the following:
- the LOC100016579 gene encoding pulmonary surfactant-associated protein A-like: MMVLLPLLSLLLLEWALIGSCSETGENEEQPFTYSATHCHGPWITGLPGRDGRDGKAGSKGEKGDPGEGLRGLQGNPGKVGPPGNPGIQGPPGIKGMKGEPGEMCSSPTKEIHNVTSDLETRLLKVIKALTLYGSMAELGGKFYVTTGQSSDFFTINKTCHEMGGIVATPRNKEENAAIMKLVVRHNTYAFLGLREGIQPGKFYYVDGSPVNYTNWYYGTPDGQGQENCVEMYTDGTWNDKYCYKHRLGICEF; this comes from the exons ATGATGGTTCTCCTGCCCCTGCTCAGTCTCTTGCTCCTAGAGTGGGCACTCATTGGATCTTGCTCAGAGACAGGGGAAAATGAAGAGCAGCCATTTACTTATTCAGCCACTCATTGTCATGGTCCTTGGATCACTGGACTGCCTGGGAGAGATGGACGAGATGGGAAAGCAGGGtctaaaggagaaaagggagaccCAG GTGAAGGACTCAGAGGACTCCAAGGAAATCCAGGGAAGGTGGGGCCTCCAGGAAACCCAGGAATACAAGGACCTCCAGGAATCAAGGGTATGAAAGGAGAACCAGGTG AAATGTGTTCTTCTCCAACTAAGGAAATACATAATGTGACCTCAGATTTAGAAACTCGACTCCTGAAGGTGATAAAAG CCCTCACTTTATATGGAAGCATGGCTGAACTGGGAGGAAAGTTTTATGTCACCACTGgccagtcttctgatttcttcacGATTAATAAAACTTGCCATGAGATGGGAGGCATCGTTGCCACtccaaggaataaagaggagaaTGCAGCCATCATGAAGCTGGTGGTGAGACACAACACATATGCCTTCCTTGGCCTAAGAGAGGGAATACAACCAGGGAAATTCTATTATGTGGATGGATCCCCTGTAAACTACACCAACTGGTATTATGGGACGCCAGATGGGCAAGGACAAGAAAATTGCGTGGAAATGTACACAGATGGTACATGGAATGATAAATACTGTTATAAGCACCGCCTGGGTATCTGTGAGTTCTGA